The following are encoded together in the Eulemur rufifrons isolate Redbay chromosome 28, OSU_ERuf_1, whole genome shotgun sequence genome:
- the C28H10orf71 gene encoding cardiac-enriched FHL2-interacting protein: MQGNKKCTDGFSDSSSIGSVLDDADREVSSLTDRAFRSLCISEDTSFQDSDLALSPDTTRQVFGTFHQGTVSHTHRKSGIWSQLPSQGTEHAGWAATFQQLPKYVQGEEKYPKSSPPLTPAQRRLEVPIAGLRSSNKPISKVSSLIQSFNRTESQRCEIRPTTSKPPALKNPPKFAPLPDNSVNFCFDSAFLTVRRVPAEVSSAHQSSRKHGEQESPKNPEMACHGSSSFLPAPDNAASSLESKFPSPPHKPALGEAGRSKEWAHKGTFLHSENSAFESWNAHQPKLLERKDAAETVPESQAPKHYEDVPLLREAHPPERKVSPCQGQARVSQTESRVAAGALSASGPWGCRDPGAQASAMEGKAPSSQPDPQVKPTQAPWRKPKTGKRGKESLQEATEEKKQTNRRGPPLYTKHNPQGQFPENDTLDMPVDPGEHYNPPFNISKLLTPIIPTKLAPDPSDSPPMETSPSPPGQLNGYQEKEPSECQSRDSYKSKAPSLLFNLKDVRKRVKSTYSPSPLRRGLDEKSRGKVGGKQEPVSNGVVLPNGLEESPPNELSKERPADAPTASQLGAQEDPTADRSESPEDSYLTPGTPPVIANTPFCVNGEAAEAAERSSHEHADAHGGSEPGPGRAGWRPDSRERRPRKHLSLKLCSREPEAAEAPEKMKSQLENGPSRSISQETDPEREVGLQNPHSGQKFSPGPLSPEEEDVFYSDTQSDFMPGLQSRAKFSTSSSDQSFASFDDQQKSWFTESQREDRRNDVSAGDRQKDEKEKVMGGDEPQGRASGAGRTRTEEPSEGEVLQREGEDVSGGRPRKASAEEANSRGSWVGGHRGTSLSHAKDPAPSSSATNKHILFTIKDNTLRATPVIKPIMLPLLRTMSSEDSLGGGHREEDSPRPGWGEDAGFCAPESQEMPGTLTPANMQGTHMKLLACDVTEDPGQVSSTARMETSRLVPKGNFPSLPLGREGDGMKPPLDAAHTVLARDGKSSSTDSGKPVAPRGIPTIALPEGDLEDEPLPWQPGTCWEEQTQGANSHFLSTPRAGPPGRRPVRGEMATSPNPSSLEESSVCSPDASELELLPEEPPQASPGPARVTRREDLTHALVWEASSDPQLEPPAEDLRALSPRDSLPDVATSSAGPPGRPELPPQLGRAASKPPAVPPKTEKALRRAKKLASKRRKTDQPSEKHGESREGKPCPEDLEWTEQRPPSPRERPRHSFPAVRSVPPPLHRHSVSGFSEPIGRQPGGPQSLKPLSPYPATQKVLQDPQSGEYFLFDLPLQVKIKTFYDPETGKYVKVSIPSSEGASPESPLPDAPATPYVLYPGFWPVPVTALMPLRCSSQLSAPTFLRQGPRAPGAARARPQSAHEAGLQLAPGPQGDPTQHSADRHPQGPPQGPEEEGAEAPGLGIISTDDLEDFATEGIS; encoded by the coding sequence ATGCAGGGGAACAAGAAGTGCACGGATGGGTTCAGTGACTCCTCGAGCATCGGCAGCGTGCTGGACGATGCAGACAGGGAGGTGAGCAGCCTCACTGACCGGGCGTTCAGGAGCTTGTGCATCTCGGAGGACACATCCTTCCAGGATTCCGATCTGGCCCTGTCCCCGGATACCACTCGCCAGGTGTTTGGGACTTTCCACCAGGGAACAGTGAGCCACACCCACAGGAAAAGTGGCATTTGGAGCCAGTTACCATCACAAGGCACGGAGCATGCAGGCTGGGCAGCCACCTTCCAGCAGCTACCTAAGTATGTTCAGGGGGAGGAAAAGTACCCCAAAAGCAGCCCCCCGCTGACGCCAGCCCAGAGGAGACTGGAGGTGCCGATTGCTGGCCTGAGAAGCAGCAACAAGCCGATCTCCAAAGTGTCATCACTAATCCAGTCCTTCAACAGGACTGAGAGCCAACGTTGCGAGATCAGGCCTACCACCAGCAAGCCCCCGGCTCTGAAAAATCCCCCCAAATTTGCTCCTCTTCCAGACAACAGTGTCAACTTCTGCTTCGATTCTGCCTTTCTGACAGTTAGGAGGGTGCCCGCTGAAGTTTCCAGTGCCCATCAGAGCAGCAGGAAGCACGGAGAACAGGAGTCCCCCAAGAACCCTGAAATGGCCTGTCACGGCTCCAGCAGCTTCCTCCCAGCGCCTGACAATGCGGCCAGCTCATTAGAGTCCAagttcccctccccaccccacaagcCAGCCCTGGGTGAGGCTGGAAGAAGCAAGGAGTGGGCTCACAAAGGGACCTTTCTACACAGTGAAAATAGTGCTTTTGAGTCTTGGAACGCCCACCAACCAAAGCTGCTCGAGAGAAAGGACGCTGCTGAAACTGTCCCAGAAAGCCAAGCTCCCAAACATTACGAGGACGTGCCCTTGCTACGAGAAGCCCATCCTCCTGAGCGCAAAGTCTCGCCCTGCCAAGGCCAGGCCAGAGTCAGTCAGACCGAGAGCAGAGTGGCTGCAGGGGCTCTGTCGGCTTCCGGACCCTGGGGGTGCAGGGATCCAGGAGCCCAGGCGTCTGCTATGGAGGGAAaagctcccagctcccagcctgaCCCTCAAGTGAAGCCAACCCAGGCCCCGTGGAGGAAACCAAAGACTggcaaaagagggaaagaaagtctacaagaagccacagaagaaaagaaacagaccaACAGGAGAGGCCCACCTCTGTACACAAAGCACAACCCCCAGGGGCAATTTCCAGAAAATGATACTCTTGACATGCCTGTGGACCCCGGTGAGCATTACAATCCCCCTTTCAACATCAGCAAGCTCCTGACGCCCATCATACCCACCAAGCTCGCCCCGGATCCGTCAGACAGTCCACCCATGGAGACAAGCCCCTCGCCCCCAGGACAGCTAAACGGGTACCAAGAGAAGGAGCCCAGTGAATGCCAGTCTCGAGACAGCTACAAGTCCAAAGCTCCTAGCCTGCTGTTCAACCTCAAGGACGTGCGGAAGCGTGTCAAGAGCACATACAGCCCCTCACCTCTCCGGCGAGGCCTGGATGAGAAAAGCAGAGGGAAGGTTGGTGGGAAGCAAGAGCCCGTGAGCAATGGCGTCGTGCTTCCCAATGGGCTCGAGGAAAGTCCCCCAAACGAGCTTTCTAAGGAGAGACCTGCAGATGCCCCTACTGCGTCACAGCTCGGTGCCCAGGAGGACCCTACAGCCGACCGCAGCGAGTCCCCAGAAGACAGCTATCTCACCCCTGGCACACCTCCAGTCATCGCCAACACCCCCTTCTGTGTCAACGGCGAGGCTGCCGAGGCTGCCGAGAGGAGCAGTCACGAGCACGCCGACGCCCACGGAGGGTCCGAGCCGGGGCCCGGCAGGGCCGGATGGCGTCCAGACTCCAGGGAGCGCCGCCCCAGGAAGCACCTCTCCCTGAAGCTTTGCAGCAGGGAGCCTGAGGCCGCTGAGGCCCCAGAGAAAATGAAGAGCCAGCTAGAGAACGGGCCCTCGAGATCCATCTCGCAGGAGACAGACCCAGAGAGAGAGGTGGGCCTTCAGAACCCACACTCGGGCCAGAAATTCTCCCCGGGGCCCCTGTCCCCTGAGGAGGAAGATGTGTTTTACAGCGACACCCAGTCTGATTTTATGCCGGGCCTCCAAAGCAGGGCCAAATTCAGCACCAGCTCGTCAGATCAATCCTTTGCCTCGTTTGATGATCAGCAGAAGTCGTGGTTTACCGAGAGCCAGCGGGAAGACAGGAGGAATGACGTGAGTGCAGGTGACCGTCAGAAGGATGAGAAGGAGAAGGTGATGGGGGGAGATGAGCCGCAGGGCCGCGCCTCGGGCGCTGGGCGCACACGCACGGAGGAGCCCAGTGAGGGGGAGGTGCTGCAAAGAGAAGGGGAAGATGTGTCTGGAGGAAGGCCCAGGAAGGCGTCAGCAGAAGAAGCTAATTCGAGAGGCTCTTGGGTTGGGGGACATAGGGGTACCTCCCTTTCACATGCCAAAGACCCTGCCCCCTCGTCTTCCGCTACGAACAAGCACATACTGTTTACGATTAAAGACAACACGCTCAGAGCCACCCCGGTAATAAAACCCATCATGCTGCCTCTCCTGAGGACCATGTCCTCCGAAGACTCGCTCGGCGGTGGCCATAGAGAGGAGGACTCGCCAAGGCCAGGATGGGGTGAGGATGCTGGTTTCTGTGCCCCTGAAAGCCAGGAAATGCCTGGCACGCTGACACCTGCTAACATGCAAGGCACACACATGAAGCTCTTGGCCTGTGATGTCACAGAGGACCCCGGGCAGGTGTCCAGCACAGCCAGGATGGAGACCTCCCGACTAGTCCCAAAGGGAAatttcccatctctgcctcttggGAGAGAGGGGGACGGGATGAAGCCACCCCTGGATGCAGCTCATACAGTCTTGGCACGCGATGGCAAGAGCAGTTCCACAGACTCAGGGAAGCCGGTTGCCCCTCGGGGCATCCCAACAATTGCTTTACCCGAGGGTGACTTAGAAGACGAGCCACTCCCGTGGCAACCTGGAACCTGTTGGGAAGAACAGACGCAAGGCGCCAATAGTCACTTTTTGTCTACGCCCAGAGCAGGGCCACCCGGGAGAAGACCGGTGCGTGGTGAGATGGCaacttcccccaaccccagctcccTGGAGGAGAGCAGCGTGTGCTCCCCTGATGCCAGTGAGCTGGAGCTGCTGCCCGAGGAGCCCCCTCAAGCGAGCCCCGGTCCTGCCAGGGTCACCAGAAGGGAGGACCTGACCCACGCCCTCGTGTGGGAGGCCAGCTCAGACCCTCAACTTGAGCCGCCGGCAGAAGACCTCCGGGCGCTCTCTCCACGAGACTCACTGCCAGACGTGGCCACCAGCTCTGCAGGCCCCCCTGGGAGGCCGGAGCTCCCTCCTCAGCTGGGGAGGGCTGCCAGCAAGCCACCCGCAGTCCCACCCAAGACAGAGAAGGCCCTGCGGCGGGCAAAGAAGCTGGCAAGCAAGAGGAGAAAGACCGACCAGCCGTCAGAGAAGCATGGCGAGTCCCGGGAGGGAAAGCCCTGCCCAGAGGACTTGGAGTGGACAGAGCAAAGGCCGCCATCCCCCAGAGAGAGGCCCCGACACAGTTTCCCCGCGGTGCGCTCCGTGCCCCCTCCCCTACACCGCCACTCCGTGTCCGGCTTCTCGGAGCCTATCGGGAGGCAGCCTGGGGGGCCCCAGTCCCTCAAGCCCTTGTCCCCTTACCCTGCCACCCAGAAGGTGCTCCAGGACCCCCAGTCTGGAGAGTACTTTCTCTTCGACTTGCCACTCCAGGTGAAAATCAAGACCTTCTACGACCCAGAGACGGGCAAGTATGTCAAGGTCTCCATCCCCTCATCCGAGGGGGCCTCCCCTGAGTCACCCCTGCCGGATGCCCCGGCCACTCCCTACGTGCTGTATCCCGGCTTCTGGCCCGTGCCCGTGACAGCCCTGATGCCCCTGCGCTGCTCTTCTCAGCTCTCCGCCCCCACCTTCCTCAGGCAGGGCCCTCGAGCGCCGGGGGCAGCCCGAGCCAGGCCCCAGAGTGCCCACGAGGCTGGACTCCAGCTGGCCCCGGGGCCTCAGGGTGACCCCACCCAGCACTCTGCAGACAGGCACCCCCAGgggcctccccagggcccagaaGAGGAGGGTGCAGAAGCTCCAGGCCTGGGCATCATCTCCACAGATGACCTGGAGGACTTTGCCACAGAAGGCATTTCTTGA